From a single Candidatus Eisenbacteria bacterium genomic region:
- the eutM gene encoding ethanolamine utilization microcompartment protein EutM, whose protein sequence is MGEALGMIECRGFIGVVEAADAMVKAAKVTLVHYERIGGGYATAIIRGDVAAVRAATEAGSAAASKVGELVSVHVIPRPHSNLEEVLPIGKRSGDND, encoded by the coding sequence ATGGGCGAAGCGTTGGGCATGATCGAGTGTCGCGGGTTCATCGGCGTGGTGGAAGCCGCGGACGCGATGGTGAAGGCGGCCAAGGTCACCCTGGTGCACTACGAACGGATCGGCGGCGGTTACGCCACGGCGATCATCCGCGGAGACGTGGCCGCCGTGCGCGCCGCGACCGAAGCGGGTTCCGCCGCGGCGAGCAAGGTGGGCGAACTGGTCTCGGTGCATGTCATTCCCCGCCCCCATTCGAACCTGGAAGAGGTGCTCCCCATCGGGAAGCGCTCCGGCGACAACGACTGA
- a CDS encoding EutN/CcmL family microcompartment protein — protein sequence MVLGRVDGTVVATRKDAKLEGLKLLLVRVVDHQGNPSGGAFVAVDSVGAGVGEVVLCAQGSSSRLTPATENRPVDAVILAIVDLVEAEGRVTYRKDA from the coding sequence ATGGTACTGGGCAGGGTGGACGGCACGGTGGTCGCCACGCGGAAAGACGCCAAGCTGGAGGGCCTCAAGCTCCTCCTGGTCCGCGTGGTCGATCATCAGGGTAATCCGTCCGGCGGCGCCTTCGTCGCCGTCGATTCCGTGGGCGCCGGCGTCGGCGAGGTGGTTCTCTGCGCCCAAGGAAGTTCCTCCCGCCTCACCCCCGCCACGGAAAACCGGCCGGTCGACGCGGTGATCCTCGCCATCGTCGATCTGGTCGAGGCGGAGGGGCGGGTCACCTACCGGAAGGACGCGTAG
- a CDS encoding aldehyde dehydrogenase EutE, with protein sequence MEKGDSYIDAIVDRVLERLTAGASGTRPAPSTAGDGLFDTLDEAARAAAEAFRAFSALPLEARRRTVAAVRRAAVEGADELSRLAVAETGMGRVEDKVRKNVLAAEKTPGPEILDPDAVTGDHGLTLTDRAPYGVIGSITPSTNPSETIIHNGISMMAGGNAVVFNGHPGAKETTARTIVLLNRAIHDAGGPPFLFTAVREPTIETAQALMTHPGIRLLVVTGGPGVVAAAMRSGKRVVAAGPGNPPAVVDETADVERAGKDLVLGSSLDNNIICVDEKEVICVAAVADRLRDAMVRAGAHLLEPNRLEALEKLVLAENAGPGRHGAPRKEWVGRDASRILDALGVPAAGDPRIVLVETEPDHPFVWTELLMPVIPLCRVPDVDAAIDLAVRVEQGFGHTASMHSRNLDALSRMARAVNTSIFVKNGPNYSGLGFGGEGHTSFTIASPTGEGLTDARTFTRPRRCVLVDRFRIV encoded by the coding sequence GTGGAGAAGGGCGATTCCTACATCGACGCGATCGTCGACCGCGTGCTGGAGAGGCTGACCGCGGGGGCGTCCGGGACGCGCCCGGCCCCGTCCACGGCGGGGGACGGCCTCTTCGACACCCTGGACGAAGCGGCGCGCGCCGCGGCGGAGGCGTTTCGCGCATTCTCCGCGCTCCCGCTGGAGGCGCGCCGCAGGACGGTCGCCGCCGTCCGCCGCGCGGCGGTGGAGGGGGCGGACGAACTCTCCCGCCTCGCCGTGGCGGAGACCGGCATGGGGCGTGTGGAGGACAAGGTCCGCAAGAACGTCCTCGCCGCCGAGAAAACGCCCGGACCGGAGATCCTCGATCCCGACGCGGTGACCGGCGACCACGGGCTCACGCTGACCGACCGCGCCCCCTACGGCGTGATCGGATCGATCACCCCCTCCACCAACCCGAGCGAAACGATCATCCACAACGGCATCTCCATGATGGCCGGCGGGAACGCCGTCGTCTTCAACGGACACCCGGGCGCCAAGGAGACCACCGCGCGGACCATCGTCCTCCTGAACCGCGCCATCCACGACGCGGGCGGGCCTCCCTTCCTCTTCACCGCCGTGCGGGAGCCGACCATCGAAACCGCGCAGGCGCTGATGACGCACCCGGGGATCCGCCTTCTGGTGGTGACCGGCGGGCCGGGAGTGGTGGCGGCGGCGATGCGGAGCGGGAAGAGGGTGGTGGCGGCCGGGCCGGGAAATCCGCCCGCCGTGGTGGACGAAACCGCCGACGTGGAGAGGGCGGGGAAGGATCTGGTCCTCGGTTCCTCGTTGGACAACAACATCATCTGCGTCGACGAGAAAGAGGTGATCTGCGTCGCCGCCGTCGCGGATCGCCTTCGCGACGCGATGGTCCGCGCCGGCGCGCACCTTCTGGAACCGAACCGCCTGGAGGCGCTGGAAAAGCTGGTCCTCGCGGAGAACGCCGGCCCGGGACGACACGGCGCCCCGCGCAAGGAATGGGTCGGACGGGACGCGAGCCGCATTCTCGACGCCCTCGGCGTCCCCGCCGCGGGGGATCCCCGAATCGTTCTGGTCGAGACGGAGCCGGATCACCCGTTCGTCTGGACCGAGCTTCTCATGCCGGTCATCCCTCTCTGCCGCGTGCCGGACGTGGACGCGGCGATCGACCTGGCGGTCCGGGTGGAGCAGGGCTTCGGTCACACCGCCAGCATGCACTCCCGGAACCTGGACGCCCTCAGCCGGATGGCCCGAGCGGTGAATACATCCATTTTCGTGAAGAACGGCCCCAACTACTCCGGACTCGGTTTCGGCGGCGAGGGGCACACCAGCTTCACCATCGCCAGCCCCACCGGCGAGGGGCTGACCGACGCCCGCACCTTCACCCGGCCGCGCCGTTGCGTGCTCGTCGACCGGTTCCGAATCGTTTAG
- a CDS encoding BMC domain-containing protein encodes MEALALLELDSIAGGYRAADALMKAARVRLLEMRPLDPGKFLILFRGPVGEVDAAYRRGRETAGEDLVDEVYLPAAHPSLFPLLEGKRPAASIEALGVIETGSAASAVCAADAAAKAAEVALLRVHLARRIGGKGYLLLTGGQADVEAAVAAGAARARERERLVAEVVIPAPTEEIFERLTAEWL; translated from the coding sequence ATGGAAGCGCTCGCCCTGCTCGAACTGGACTCCATCGCCGGGGGATACCGCGCCGCCGACGCGTTGATGAAAGCCGCGCGGGTGCGGCTCCTGGAGATGCGCCCCCTGGACCCGGGCAAGTTCCTGATTCTCTTTCGCGGCCCGGTGGGGGAGGTGGACGCCGCCTATCGGCGCGGCCGGGAGACCGCCGGCGAGGATTTGGTGGACGAGGTCTACCTGCCCGCCGCCCACCCGTCCCTTTTCCCGCTGCTCGAGGGGAAACGGCCGGCGGCGTCCATCGAGGCGCTCGGCGTGATCGAGACCGGCTCCGCCGCCTCCGCGGTGTGCGCGGCGGACGCGGCGGCGAAAGCGGCGGAAGTCGCGCTTCTCCGGGTGCATCTCGCCCGAAGGATCGGCGGCAAGGGATATCTGCTCCTCACCGGCGGCCAGGCGGACGTGGAGGCGGCGGTCGCCGCGGGAGCGGCGCGGGCCCGGGAGCGGGAACGGCTGGTGGCGGAGGTGGTGATCCCCGCGCCGACCGAGGAGATCTTCGAACGGCTCACCGCGGAGTGGCTCTAG
- a CDS encoding EutN/CcmL family microcompartment protein, producing MRIGDVIGTVTATQKAESLVGRRLLLVQPLDERGRPTEAPLVAIDTVSAAPGQRVYFVEKREAAKAFFGPQLPSDVTILGIVDRIDLEP from the coding sequence ATGCGGATCGGCGACGTGATCGGCACGGTGACGGCGACGCAGAAAGCGGAGAGCCTCGTCGGCAGGCGCCTTCTTCTGGTGCAACCGTTGGACGAGCGGGGCCGCCCGACCGAGGCGCCCCTCGTGGCGATCGACACGGTGAGCGCCGCCCCCGGCCAGAGGGTTTACTTCGTGGAGAAGCGAGAGGCGGCCAAGGCGTTCTTCGGACCTCAACTGCCGAGCGACGTGACCATCCTGGGAATCGTCGATCGGATCGACCTCGAGCCATGA
- a CDS encoding EutN/CcmL family microcompartment protein — MILGDVIGTVTSTVKHGSLAGRRLLLVRPVTPEGEPSGETEIALDSVDAGIGDRVLVNREGRSAEAILGADGIPVRSVITAVVDEVVSGGLVAYRKGDAP, encoded by the coding sequence ATGATTCTCGGCGACGTCATCGGCACGGTAACTTCCACCGTCAAGCACGGGTCCCTCGCGGGGAGACGTCTCCTCTTGGTCCGCCCCGTCACGCCGGAAGGGGAGCCGTCGGGGGAGACGGAGATCGCCCTCGATTCGGTGGACGCCGGGATCGGCGACCGGGTGCTGGTCAACCGCGAGGGACGCTCCGCCGAAGCGATTTTGGGCGCCGACGGCATCCCGGTCCGCAGCGTGATCACGGCGGTGGTGGACGAGGTGGTGAGCGGCGGGCTCGTCGCCTACCGGAAAGGCGATGCGCCGTGA
- a CDS encoding class II aldolase/adducin family protein, protein MNPSDPTSQIIEVGRLLYDRSLLIGTEGNLSIRLERNRFLVTAAGVCKGRLRSIDLVTVDGEGRKIAGGGRPSSEILLHLALYRLRPEIRAVAHAHPPTATGFAVAGVSLDGAVLPEVVVSVGSVPTAPYGTPSTESLAEAALPVARCHDAFLLKNHGAVTLGRKDLWEAFHRMEMVESLARITLTARLLGGAQPLCGDEVERLIRLHGDPTPPGCGFPGGGPPPTPEEEDLIGKALRRLEERLGGRD, encoded by the coding sequence GTGAATCCGTCCGACCCCACCTCGCAGATCATCGAGGTCGGCCGTCTTCTTTATGACCGTAGTTTATTGATCGGTACCGAGGGAAACCTCTCGATCCGCCTGGAGAGAAACCGGTTTCTGGTCACCGCCGCCGGTGTCTGCAAGGGGAGACTCCGGTCGATCGACCTGGTCACCGTCGACGGCGAAGGTCGAAAGATCGCCGGCGGCGGGCGGCCCTCTTCGGAGATCCTCCTTCACCTCGCCCTCTACCGCCTCCGGCCGGAGATCCGCGCCGTGGCGCACGCCCACCCGCCCACCGCCACCGGTTTCGCCGTCGCCGGCGTTTCCCTGGACGGGGCGGTCCTTCCCGAGGTCGTCGTCTCCGTCGGTTCCGTTCCGACCGCCCCTTACGGCACACCCTCCACGGAATCGCTCGCGGAGGCGGCGCTTCCCGTCGCCCGTTGCCACGACGCTTTTCTCCTAAAGAATCACGGCGCGGTCACTCTGGGCCGGAAGGATCTCTGGGAGGCGTTCCATCGGATGGAGATGGTGGAGAGCCTGGCGCGGATCACGCTCACCGCGCGCCTCCTCGGCGGCGCTCAGCCGCTCTGCGGGGACGAGGTGGAGCGCCTGATCCGTCTCCACGGCGATCCCACGCCGCCCGGCTGCGGCTTTCCCGGCGGAGGGCCGCCCCCGACGCCGGAGGAGGAGGATCTGATCGGGAAGGCGCTCCGTCGCCTCGAGGAGCGTCTCGGCGGGCGGGATTGA
- a CDS encoding 30S ribosomal protein S20 codes for MPHHVSAKKRLRTNKKSNIANRIKRSVIRTLTRKVRETEDPEQAAAALRQLVSSLDKAEKTNICHKNQVARRKSRAQKRINSLTASS; via the coding sequence ATGCCTCATCATGTTTCCGCGAAGAAGCGGTTGCGCACCAACAAGAAGAGTAACATCGCCAACCGCATCAAGCGATCCGTGATCCGAACCCTCACCCGAAAGGTGCGGGAGACGGAAGATCCGGAACAGGCGGCGGCGGCGCTCCGGCAGCTGGTCTCCAGCCTCGACAAGGCGGAGAAGACCAACATCTGCCACAAGAACCAGGTGGCCCGCCGGAAATCCCGCGCCCAGAAACGGATCAACAGCCTCACCGCGTCCTCCTAA